One region of Candidatus Thermokryptus mobilis genomic DNA includes:
- a CDS encoding sigma-54-dependent transcriptional regulator: MPDGSIKPKILVVDDEEYLCELLKEELLSTKMFEVDIANDGAQAINKIQSGLYDLVLLDIKMPRISGIEVLKFIKEFSPDTEVIMITAHGDIKLAVETIKLGAFDFITKPYNFDELLVSIQNALERRNLKLQNRLMKKEISRLIHDDEVVGQSKIFKDVLDIVAKVAGTDATVLIYGESGTGKEVIARLIHKNSPRRDKPFVAINCAAIPDTLIESELFGHEKGAFTDAYTSKPGLVEIANGGTLFLDEVGDLSQYVQPKLLRFIETGEFRRVGGNNILKVDVRIISATNKDLSEEVRKGNFREDLLYRLNVVTIRLPALRERKEDIPLFVDYFLKKKTLGRKKMSPEAMKILIEYDWPGNIRELENVIERAAILAKDDLIKPGDLAIKPELKEDYYAKLAKKPVNSLSLAELEKIHIENVLKANNWNKSKTAEVLGISLKTLYLKLKRYGITEPF, translated from the coding sequence ATGCCTGATGGGAGCATTAAACCGAAAATACTCGTTGTAGATGATGAGGAATACCTATGTGAGCTTTTAAAGGAAGAGCTTCTTTCTACGAAAATGTTTGAAGTTGATATAGCAAATGATGGAGCTCAGGCGATAAATAAAATTCAAAGTGGGCTCTATGACCTTGTCTTGCTTGATATAAAAATGCCGAGGATTTCGGGGATTGAAGTTTTAAAGTTCATAAAAGAATTTTCACCGGATACTGAAGTTATTATGATAACGGCCCATGGAGATATAAAGCTTGCGGTTGAGACGATAAAGCTTGGTGCCTTTGATTTTATAACGAAGCCATATAATTTTGATGAGCTTCTTGTTTCAATTCAAAATGCGCTTGAGCGAAGGAATTTGAAACTTCAAAACAGGTTGATGAAAAAAGAGATTTCGCGCCTCATCCACGATGATGAAGTTGTGGGGCAAAGCAAAATTTTTAAAGATGTGCTTGACATTGTCGCTAAAGTTGCCGGGACTGATGCAACTGTTTTGATTTATGGTGAGAGCGGAACCGGGAAAGAAGTCATAGCACGCCTTATCCATAAAAATAGCCCAAGGCGTGATAAACCATTCGTTGCGATAAATTGTGCTGCGATTCCTGACACTTTGATTGAATCGGAATTATTTGGACACGAAAAAGGGGCTTTTACGGATGCTTATACTTCAAAGCCTGGGCTTGTTGAGATTGCAAATGGCGGGACATTGTTCCTTGATGAAGTTGGGGATTTAAGTCAATATGTTCAGCCGAAACTTTTAAGGTTTATTGAAACGGGCGAATTTAGAAGAGTTGGTGGAAATAACATTCTTAAAGTTGATGTTAGAATAATTTCAGCCACTAACAAGGACTTGAGTGAAGAGGTACGCAAAGGGAATTTCAGAGAGGACTTGCTTTACAGGTTAAATGTTGTTACGATTCGGCTTCCCGCATTAAGGGAAAGAAAAGAAGATATACCTCTTTTTGTTGATTATTTTTTAAAGAAGAAAACACTTGGGCGGAAAAAAATGAGTCCAGAAGCGATGAAGATATTGATTGAGTACGATTGGCCTGGGAATATACGCGAGCTTGAAAATGTCATTGAAAGAGCTGCTATCCTTGCAAAAGATGATTTGATAAAGCCTGGGGACTTAGCTATAAAGCCGGAATTGAAGGAAGATTATTATGCAAAGCTTGCGAAAAAGCCCGTTAATTCACTTTCGCTTGCTGAACTTGAGAAGATTCATATTGAAAATGTCCTTAAGGCAAATAATTGGAATAAATCAAAGACCGCTGAAGTACTTGGAATTAGTTTAAAAACGCTTTACCTTAAGTTAAAGCGGTATGGGATAACTGAACCGTTTTAA
- the rlmB gene encoding 23S rRNA (guanosine(2251)-2'-O)-methyltransferase RlmB: MERENTQPIEIQEGEGKPKLIAGRQPVIEALKSQSVMIEKIYILHGIRGSQIDKIRNLARKKGVPVVDLNKQRFRELASDIATQGVIAMISEAKYISVDDILNISKERGEAPFILILDEIVDPQNFGALVRTAECAGVHGVITTKHHTAIINSTVARASAGAVAHIGIAKVTNLAQTLDELKEKGIWIVGADANAAKYYYEVDYTMPVAIVIGNEGKGLRFLTKQKCDFLVKIPMYGKVESLNASVAGALIMYEVVRARELRKKKNINPYILNEPISEFFSPIAEQQKLISEQIEKEENPETKKKKKTKKQQK; the protein is encoded by the coding sequence ATGGAAAGGGAAAATACGCAACCAATTGAGATCCAGGAGGGAGAGGGCAAACCGAAGTTAATAGCTGGGAGACAGCCGGTTATTGAAGCGCTTAAATCACAAAGCGTTATGATTGAAAAAATTTACATCCTTCACGGGATAAGAGGAAGTCAAATTGATAAGATAAGAAATTTGGCGCGCAAAAAGGGCGTGCCAGTTGTTGATTTAAACAAACAAAGATTTCGTGAATTGGCAAGCGACATAGCCACGCAGGGCGTTATCGCAATGATATCTGAGGCAAAATATATAAGTGTTGATGATATTTTGAACATCTCAAAGGAAAGAGGAGAAGCACCGTTTATTTTAATTCTTGACGAGATCGTTGATCCGCAAAATTTTGGAGCACTTGTTAGAACCGCTGAATGTGCTGGAGTTCATGGGGTTATAACTACAAAGCATCACACAGCGATTATAAATTCAACGGTTGCCAGAGCTTCAGCTGGAGCTGTGGCTCACATTGGAATAGCTAAAGTTACAAATCTTGCACAAACGCTTGACGAACTTAAAGAAAAAGGGATTTGGATAGTTGGAGCGGATGCAAACGCTGCGAAATATTACTATGAAGTTGATTACACAATGCCCGTCGCTATCGTCATAGGAAATGAAGGCAAAGGTTTAAGATTTCTAACCAAACAGAAATGTGATTTTCTTGTTAAGATTCCAATGTATGGAAAAGTTGAATCGCTGAATGCCTCCGTTGCAGGTGCTTTGATTATGTATGAGGTTGTCAGAGCGAGGGAGTTGAGAAAGAAAAAAAATATAAATCCGTATATTTTAAATGAACCGATCTCGGAGTTTTTCTCCCCCATAGCTGAGCAGCAAAAATTGATCAGCGAGCAAATTGAAAAAGAGGAAAATCCCGAAACCAAGAAGAAAAAGAAAACGAAGAAACAGCAGAAGTGA
- a CDS encoding M20 metallopeptidase family protein, protein MNFEIQERILKLADKFLPRIVSIRRRIHQYPELAFEEYRTSKLVSKVLSSLGFKVITGIAKTGVVGILEGRGSGKGDYEVVALRADMDALPIQEQTGLPFSSKIPGKMHACGHDSHTAMLLGAGMILKQLQEHFNGIVKFIFQPSEEKNPGGASLMIKEGVLKSPDVEIIFGLHVRPDAEPGTVFIKEGPLMASSDEIYLKIKGRGGHGARPHYTVDPIVIASEVILSLQKIASRFFDPIEPRVLTIGSIHAGSATNIIPDEVLISGTLRTMNEDWRRKAWSMIEQVVKGITSAYGAEYELRISKGYPVLVNHKEATEFARKRAIELLGEKKVFEARPVMGAEDFAYYLQKVPGCFIWLGAGSKNSKYDIHSSKFTINENAMKFGASILAYLAFCSLSNKVKS, encoded by the coding sequence GTGAATTTTGAAATTCAGGAAAGAATTTTGAAGCTTGCGGATAAATTTTTACCGAGGATTGTCAGCATAAGAAGAAGGATACATCAATATCCCGAGCTTGCTTTTGAGGAATATAGGACTTCCAAGCTTGTTTCAAAGGTTTTAAGTTCGCTTGGTTTTAAGGTTATAACAGGTATAGCGAAAACAGGGGTTGTTGGTATCCTTGAAGGGAGAGGGAGTGGGAAAGGGGATTATGAAGTTGTTGCTTTGCGTGCGGATATGGATGCACTTCCGATTCAAGAGCAAACTGGTTTGCCATTTTCTTCAAAAATTCCCGGTAAGATGCATGCTTGCGGACATGATTCACATACCGCAATGCTTCTAGGTGCTGGTATGATTTTAAAACAGTTGCAAGAACATTTCAATGGCATTGTAAAATTTATCTTTCAGCCAAGCGAGGAAAAAAATCCAGGCGGGGCAAGCTTGATGATAAAAGAAGGTGTGTTGAAATCCCCGGATGTTGAAATTATCTTCGGTTTACATGTTCGTCCAGACGCTGAGCCTGGGACCGTTTTCATTAAAGAAGGTCCGCTTATGGCTTCTTCTGACGAGATATATCTCAAGATCAAAGGTCGCGGTGGGCATGGAGCTCGTCCTCATTATACGGTTGACCCAATTGTGATCGCTTCGGAAGTTATACTTTCACTTCAAAAAATCGCAAGCAGATTCTTTGACCCGATTGAACCAAGAGTTTTAACGATTGGTTCTATTCACGCTGGCTCAGCAACAAATATAATTCCTGATGAAGTTTTAATCTCGGGTACTTTGAGAACAATGAACGAGGATTGGAGAAGAAAAGCCTGGTCAATGATTGAACAAGTTGTAAAGGGTATAACTTCCGCTTATGGGGCTGAATATGAGCTCAGAATTAGCAAAGGTTATCCCGTTCTTGTTAATCATAAAGAAGCGACTGAATTTGCGAGAAAAAGGGCGATTGAATTGCTCGGGGAAAAGAAGGTTTTTGAGGCAAGACCTGTCATGGGGGCTGAGGATTTTGCTTATTATCTTCAAAAAGTCCCTGGTTGTTTTATCTGGCTTGGCGCTGGAAGTAAAAACTCAAAATATGATATCCACAGTTCAAAGTTTACGATAAATGAAAATGCAATGAAATTCGGTGCTTCCATTCTCGCTTATCTTGCCTTTTGTTCCCTTTCAAATAAAGTTAAGTCATAG
- a CDS encoding TrkH family potassium uptake protein — MLTGEEPRFKKFSDTIDKLMFIIAGSVIATLLIEHGFYIDDIVRKIIHQFNSFAVFYFVFFNLSKLVISEKPLSYIRRKWIEFVLTFLILIQIFGFLIYIRQPYKVDVLTLTRIYIASVQVYLALDIWFKVIRYSQKLVQKSVHPARLFMLSFLILIFLGTLLLLLPKATYKGISLIDALFTATSAVCVTGLTVVDIGSYFTALGQFIIMLLIQVGGLGVMTFTTFFITLLGGISLRERILLSEIFNERSLAKISSTITRILLLTFTIEFIGAIALFNFLPDSLFKNKSDKIFHSVFHSISAFCNAGFSTFSNNLIAIKYNAPAILTIAFLFIAGGLGFIVLTEYTEKPILRLLRSVKLFRERIRPQSVTLSLHSKLALSTTFILIIFGTFSFFVLEFNNTLKGESFFYKVLHSFFQAVTPRTAGFNTLDISQISVATSLLIIFLMWVGASPGSTGGGIKTTSFALIILKIISMMNGRGKVEIFKKQVHEETVMRAFVLAIFSILILSVATFFLTLIERGKGLIDLFFEVVSAFGTVGLSRGVTSNLTNVGKLIIIMMMFIGRVGVLTVSFALFGRIERRNYEFQKENILVT, encoded by the coding sequence TTGCTCACTGGGGAAGAGCCGAGGTTTAAAAAGTTTTCCGATACAATTGATAAATTGATGTTTATCATCGCTGGCTCTGTCATAGCAACGCTTTTAATTGAACATGGCTTTTACATTGACGACATCGTGAGAAAAATTATCCATCAGTTTAATTCTTTCGCAGTTTTTTATTTTGTTTTCTTCAATCTGTCAAAGCTTGTAATAAGTGAAAAGCCGTTGAGTTACATACGCAGGAAATGGATTGAATTTGTTTTGACTTTTTTAATTTTGATTCAAATTTTCGGCTTTTTGATTTACATCCGTCAGCCATATAAAGTTGATGTTTTGACCTTGACGAGAATTTACATTGCTTCTGTGCAGGTTTATCTGGCGCTTGATATTTGGTTCAAAGTGATAAGATATAGTCAGAAGTTGGTTCAAAAGTCGGTGCATCCAGCAAGGTTATTTATGTTGAGTTTTTTGATTTTAATTTTTTTGGGGACACTTCTACTTCTTTTGCCAAAAGCGACATACAAGGGGATATCTTTAATAGATGCTCTTTTCACAGCTACGAGTGCTGTTTGCGTTACAGGTTTGACTGTTGTTGACATTGGGTCATACTTCACTGCGCTTGGTCAATTCATCATAATGCTTTTGATTCAAGTTGGCGGGCTTGGGGTAATGACATTTACGACATTTTTTATAACCCTTCTCGGTGGTATAAGTTTGAGGGAGAGGATTTTGCTAAGCGAGATTTTCAATGAGAGAAGTTTAGCGAAGATATCTTCAACGATTACTAGGATTTTACTTTTGACATTTACGATTGAGTTTATAGGAGCGATTGCTCTTTTTAATTTTTTGCCTGATTCACTTTTTAAAAACAAGTCAGATAAAATTTTCCATTCGGTATTTCATTCAATCTCAGCGTTTTGTAACGCTGGTTTTTCAACCTTTTCAAATAATTTAATCGCCATTAAATATAACGCACCCGCCATTTTGACGATCGCATTTCTGTTTATAGCTGGGGGGCTCGGTTTTATAGTTTTAACCGAGTATACTGAAAAACCAATTTTAAGGTTATTGCGCAGTGTGAAATTATTCAGGGAGAGAATCCGACCTCAAAGTGTGACTTTAAGTTTGCATTCAAAACTTGCCCTTTCAACGACTTTTATTTTGATAATCTTTGGGACATTTTCTTTTTTCGTACTTGAATTTAACAACACTTTGAAAGGCGAGTCATTTTTTTACAAGGTTCTTCATTCTTTTTTCCAAGCAGTGACGCCTAGGACAGCCGGATTTAATACTTTGGATATATCTCAAATTTCAGTTGCTACTTCTCTTTTGATAATATTTCTTATGTGGGTGGGTGCTTCTCCAGGGTCAACTGGTGGAGGTATAAAGACGACATCATTTGCCTTGATAATCTTAAAGATAATTTCAATGATGAACGGTAGAGGAAAAGTGGAAATTTTTAAAAAACAGGTTCACGAGGAGACGGTGATGAGGGCTTTTGTGTTGGCTATTTTTTCAATTTTAATTTTATCAGTAGCGACTTTCTTTTTGACTTTGATTGAGAGGGGGAAGGGTTTGATTGACTTGTTTTTTGAAGTTGTTTCAGCTTTTGGGACTGTTGGATTGAGTCGTGGGGTGACATCAAATTTGACAAATGTTGGAAAGTTGATTATCATTATGATGATGTTTATTGGAAGAGTTGGAGTTTTGACTGTTTCCTTTGCTTTGTTCGGTAGGATTGAGAGGAGAAATTATGAGTTTCAGAAAGAAAATATACTTGTGACATAA
- a CDS encoding potassium channel family protein, producing the protein MKKVAVIGLGNFGKSLAENLAEGGAEVLAVDISEEKINELNHPNITAVKFDSTDVRELERFGIKDMDAVVITIGENFEALLLTCMLLKEMGVKRIIARANERIHKKILKSVGIREEDIISPEEEVARHLAKIILREGLLEFFEIEKDYEIARLKAPSEFIGKSLREIELRKNFNLLLVTIIRNKKPIGVPDPDVKIEDGDELLIFGRDKDIKKIS; encoded by the coding sequence ATGAAAAAGGTCGCGGTTATTGGGCTTGGTAATTTCGGGAAAAGCCTGGCTGAGAATCTCGCTGAAGGAGGCGCGGAAGTCCTTGCAGTTGATATAAGCGAGGAAAAAATCAACGAGTTAAATCACCCTAACATAACTGCTGTCAAGTTTGACAGCACAGATGTCAGAGAACTTGAAAGGTTCGGAATTAAAGATATGGATGCAGTTGTTATAACGATTGGTGAAAATTTTGAAGCGTTACTTTTGACCTGTATGTTGTTAAAAGAAATGGGTGTCAAACGAATAATCGCTCGTGCGAACGAAAGAATCCATAAGAAAATTTTAAAAAGCGTTGGTATAAGGGAGGAGGATATAATCTCACCTGAAGAGGAGGTTGCAAGGCATCTTGCGAAAATTATTTTGCGTGAGGGTTTGCTTGAATTTTTTGAAATTGAGAAAGATTATGAAATCGCTCGCCTTAAAGCTCCATCTGAATTTATCGGTAAGTCGCTCAGAGAAATTGAGCTTAGAAAAAATTTCAATCTTCTTCTCGTCACAATAATTCGGAATAAGAAACCGATAGGTGTTCCTGACCCAGATGTGAAAATTGAAGACGGGGATGAACTTCTCATATTCGGCAGGGACAAAGATATTAAAAAGATAAGTTGA